One Bremerella sp. JC817 genomic window carries:
- a CDS encoding efflux transporter outer membrane subunit translates to MRQNRLTTCSLGETPASHLLLGVAACLMMVLSGCSIPKLYCASPAPVMPGDFNGTTTADNVADVGVCEFFGDPMLTDLIAEGLASNQELKIRNQEVQVAANEILARRGAYLPFVTVGAKGGFDRTSRYTPLGAAEDQLTYPGGGTFPDPLGNVGLTANLFWRVDIWRELRNSRDAATNRYIEAVEIRDFFVTRLVAEIAENYYELSALDQRLTYLNQTIEIQKQSLEVAQAQKDAARGTELAVQRFLAEVRKNESQRYIVSQSIIETENKINFLVGRYPQHVDRQSWGFITLDSQVLAVGVPAQLMQNRRDIRAAERELAASGLDVLVARARFFPTLDITARVGFEAFNPRYLFDPGAFIANTAGELVAPLINKKAIRAEYLSANARQLQAVYDYQRTVLNAYTEVVNRMAKVENYRRGVEIKQGQVQALEESVSVATNLFQNARAEYVDVLFSQRDLLEARVDLIETKQQQLSAIVNAYQALGGGYLLNNAGMTYKDVRCLPPGYSLCEPVQAGSATGEMELPVPPTVDGQPHPATPDALAPTSLDQVEVEPAAEVTLLPALNQPDKIVKYHGANEVPPEFAMPERY, encoded by the coding sequence ATGAGACAGAACAGATTGACCACATGCTCCCTTGGGGAGACGCCGGCGAGCCATCTGCTGCTCGGCGTGGCGGCTTGCCTGATGATGGTTCTGTCCGGCTGTTCGATTCCGAAGCTGTATTGTGCTTCGCCTGCACCAGTGATGCCGGGTGACTTTAATGGGACCACCACTGCCGACAACGTAGCAGACGTTGGGGTGTGCGAGTTCTTCGGCGATCCAATGCTGACCGACCTGATTGCCGAGGGATTGGCCTCGAATCAGGAACTTAAGATTCGCAACCAGGAAGTGCAGGTCGCAGCCAACGAGATTTTGGCTCGCCGCGGTGCTTACCTGCCGTTTGTCACCGTGGGAGCCAAGGGTGGCTTCGATCGCACCAGTCGGTATACGCCTCTGGGTGCTGCAGAAGATCAGCTGACCTACCCAGGCGGCGGCACCTTCCCTGATCCGCTGGGCAATGTGGGACTGACGGCCAACCTCTTCTGGCGCGTCGATATCTGGCGGGAACTGCGAAACTCGCGTGATGCCGCCACGAATCGCTACATCGAAGCGGTCGAGATTCGAGACTTCTTCGTCACCCGTCTGGTGGCCGAGATTGCCGAGAACTACTACGAACTGTCGGCGTTGGATCAACGTCTGACTTACTTGAATCAGACGATCGAGATTCAAAAGCAGAGCCTCGAAGTGGCTCAGGCCCAGAAAGATGCCGCTCGTGGCACCGAACTGGCCGTCCAGCGATTCCTGGCCGAAGTTCGCAAAAACGAAAGCCAACGCTACATCGTTTCGCAGTCGATCATCGAAACCGAGAACAAGATCAACTTCCTGGTCGGTCGTTACCCACAACACGTCGATCGTCAGTCGTGGGGCTTCATCACGCTCGACTCGCAGGTGCTGGCGGTTGGTGTGCCAGCCCAGTTGATGCAGAACCGTCGCGACATCCGCGCTGCTGAACGTGAACTGGCCGCATCGGGACTCGACGTCCTCGTAGCTCGGGCTCGCTTCTTCCCCACGCTGGACATCACCGCTCGTGTGGGCTTCGAGGCCTTCAATCCTCGTTACTTGTTCGACCCAGGTGCCTTCATCGCCAACACCGCTGGCGAACTCGTAGCACCGCTGATCAATAAGAAGGCGATCCGTGCTGAGTACCTGAGTGCCAACGCACGTCAGCTTCAAGCAGTCTACGATTACCAGCGAACGGTGCTCAACGCTTACACCGAAGTGGTCAATCGCATGGCCAAGGTCGAGAACTACCGGCGTGGTGTCGAAATCAAGCAGGGCCAGGTGCAAGCCTTAGAAGAATCGGTTAGCGTCGCTACCAACCTCTTCCAGAATGCCCGCGCCGAATACGTCGACGTGTTGTTCTCGCAGCGTGACTTGCTGGAAGCACGAGTTGACCTGATCGAAACCAAGCAGCAACAGCTCTCGGCGATCGTCAACGCTTACCAGGCCTTGGGTGGTGGTTACCTGCTGAACAACGCCGGTATGACCTACAAAGACGTCCGCTGCTTGCCACCAGGCTACTCGCTGTGCGAACCGGTTCAGGCCGGTTCGGCCACGGGCGAAATGGAACTACCGGTCCCGCCAACGGTTGACGGTCAGCCACATCCGGCGACGCCAGACGCCTTGGCTCCTACTTCGCTCGATCAGGTCGAAGTAGAACCAGCCGCAGAGGTAACCTTGCTGCCGGCTCTCAATCAGCCGGACAAGATTGTGAAGTATCACGGAGCGAACGAGGTGCCGCCTGAGTTCGCCATGCCGGAGCGATACTAA
- a CDS encoding glycosyltransferase family 2 protein → MNGPRLHTSVALCTYNGERYLPIQLESIAQQTIVPDELIICDDGSTDATADIVADFQREAPFAVRWIRNPRNLGSTANFEQAMQACSHPVIFLCDQDDRWRQDKVERMLEALNQHPDAGFAFSNARIVDEAGDPRGFRAWDSLPRLLPGGKQVAAIDLYPHLLKQCMVTGAAMAVRRDYLKAVCPIPRDWVHDAWMAIVLSAWMPSVAIDDDLIDYRVHARQQIGLRRPSRFPLSLGPLGRSLRSKGIAGTKSGEIERLQKMARQFAQVKQHLQTLDAPELEDVLTERLADLDEAADHFRTRLQIKATGRQVAKVFGELRAGRYHRFSLGYLTAVRDLAGF, encoded by the coding sequence ATGAACGGGCCCCGTCTGCACACCTCTGTCGCACTCTGCACCTACAACGGCGAGCGGTATTTGCCGATCCAGTTGGAAAGTATCGCTCAGCAAACGATCGTTCCGGACGAACTGATCATTTGCGACGATGGTTCAACCGATGCGACCGCCGACATCGTCGCCGACTTCCAACGCGAGGCTCCGTTTGCCGTGCGTTGGATTCGCAACCCGCGAAACCTTGGTTCGACCGCCAACTTCGAGCAAGCGATGCAGGCCTGTTCGCATCCAGTGATCTTTCTGTGCGATCAAGACGACCGTTGGCGTCAGGACAAAGTTGAACGGATGCTGGAGGCCTTGAATCAGCATCCCGACGCTGGCTTTGCGTTCTCGAATGCCCGGATCGTGGACGAAGCTGGCGATCCACGCGGTTTCCGTGCCTGGGATTCGCTGCCGCGACTATTGCCGGGAGGGAAGCAAGTTGCCGCCATCGATCTTTACCCACATTTGCTGAAGCAATGCATGGTAACCGGCGCAGCGATGGCGGTTCGACGTGACTATTTGAAGGCGGTTTGCCCGATTCCTCGCGACTGGGTTCACGACGCTTGGATGGCCATCGTACTGAGTGCCTGGATGCCGAGCGTGGCGATCGATGACGACCTGATCGACTACCGAGTGCACGCCCGTCAGCAGATTGGATTGCGTCGCCCTTCGCGGTTTCCGCTGAGTTTAGGCCCGCTGGGGAGAAGTCTCCGATCGAAAGGGATCGCTGGAACGAAGTCAGGCGAGATCGAGCGGCTGCAGAAAATGGCTCGTCAGTTCGCGCAGGTCAAACAGCATCTGCAAACGCTCGACGCACCAGAGCTGGAGGACGTGTTGACCGAACGCCTGGCCGATTTGGACGAAGCTGCCGACCACTTTCGGACGCGACTCCAGATTAAAGCGACCGGTCGGCAGGTTGCAAAAGTCTTCGGCGAGCTGCGTGCCGGTCGCTATCATCGCTTCTCGCTCGGCTATTTGACTGCCGTTCGCGACCTGGCGGGATTCTAG
- a CDS encoding efflux RND transporter permease subunit, translating to MFSKFLHRPALAIVISLLILFMGGLAITALPISQFPSVAPPSVVVSVSFPGASAKILVDSTLVILERAINGVPDMRYMTSAATSAGEATIMITFEPGTDPNIAVLNVNNRIQMVKNQLPPIVEREGIIVMQNMTSMLMYVNVYSKDPNHDQNFLYNYVSVNVLPEIQRIRGVGRATILGNRAYAMRIELDLDRMRAYNVSSADVMEAVKEQSMIGSPGRLGQATGTTSQTIEYVLTWVGRYNKPEQYENIILRANPNGEILRIKDVAKVDLGSSFYDLYSDIDGDPSASIVLKQIPGSNAAEVIKAVKDKLREIKAESFPPGMDYAISYDVSNFLDASIEKVLHTLFEAFILVSIVVYLFLGDFRSTLIPTLAVPVSLIGTFFFMSMFGMSINLITLFALVLAIGVVVDDAIVVVEAVHAKMHEQHLSPYAATKEVVGEISGAIIAITLVMTSVFIPVTFMPGAVGVFYRQFALTMAMSIVLSGVVALTLTPVLCAMILKPHGYQKQKGLVGLTNRGLKAMAGKQVHIARLLLSIVLGLAVGVGVYFLLHVELIEEVISEQVELTHERTMIVAGIVAVLMIFTFRSVFSGAEPGEKKIRGPLGIFIYYFDRAVEKTISAYVAIVSRIVTRRLVTMVVVGVFSYGILVVNQVLPSGFIPLEDQGVIYGIIQTPPGSTLEYTNKKSHELQAICEEFEEITSVTSLAGYEILTEGRGSNAGTCLINLKPWAKRELTSKELIERLEEKGREISDVKLEFFEPPAVPGFGAAGGFSLCLLDKTNSGDYETFGTVTENFMAELEKRKELKGLFTFFASNYPQYEIIIDNDVAMQKGVSISDAMENLSIVVGSTWEQGFIRFGQFYKVYVQSAPEFRRYPEDLENMFVKNDEGEMVPYSAFMKIEKKQGMNEINRYNLYTTAIIQGAPATGFSSGQAIAAIQEVAKETLPHGYDIGWQGLAYDEANKGNTAIYIFAIVVMFVYLVLVGQYESFLLPLAVIVSLPVGLFGSFLMLKGMGLSNDVYCQIGLVMLVGLLGKNAILIIEFAVQRRHEGLSIKDAAIEGGKLRFRPIVMTSFAFIAGLIPLVRATGPGAIGNQTIGTTAVGGMLMGTLIGVFVIPGLYYLFAKISDGRKLIKDEHDDPLSELFERDESHGHGHDHGHGHA from the coding sequence ATGTTTTCGAAATTCTTACATCGCCCTGCGCTAGCTATTGTGATTTCGCTGCTCATCCTGTTCATGGGTGGGCTAGCCATCACGGCTTTGCCGATCTCTCAGTTCCCTTCTGTCGCGCCTCCCAGCGTGGTGGTTTCCGTTTCGTTTCCGGGTGCGAGTGCCAAGATTCTGGTTGACTCGACGCTCGTGATTTTGGAACGAGCCATCAACGGTGTGCCTGACATGCGTTACATGACGTCAGCTGCCACCAGTGCTGGTGAAGCGACGATCATGATCACGTTCGAGCCGGGAACCGACCCGAACATTGCGGTGTTAAATGTGAACAACCGCATTCAGATGGTGAAGAACCAACTGCCGCCGATCGTGGAACGCGAAGGCATCATCGTTATGCAAAACATGACGAGCATGCTGATGTACGTGAACGTGTACAGTAAAGATCCGAATCACGATCAGAACTTTCTGTACAACTATGTGAGCGTCAACGTTCTGCCGGAAATTCAACGTATTCGAGGCGTGGGCCGCGCGACCATCCTGGGGAACCGCGCTTATGCCATGCGTATCGAGTTAGATCTCGATCGAATGCGGGCCTACAACGTTTCGTCCGCCGACGTGATGGAGGCGGTGAAAGAGCAGAGTATGATCGGTTCTCCCGGTCGACTCGGCCAGGCGACCGGTACGACATCGCAGACGATCGAGTACGTGCTTACATGGGTGGGCCGTTACAACAAGCCAGAACAATATGAAAATATCATTCTGAGGGCGAATCCCAACGGCGAAATCTTACGAATTAAAGACGTCGCCAAAGTCGACCTGGGTTCTTCTTTCTACGACCTTTATTCCGACATCGACGGCGATCCTTCGGCATCGATTGTGCTCAAGCAGATTCCGGGGTCGAATGCCGCTGAGGTGATCAAGGCGGTGAAAGATAAACTACGGGAAATCAAGGCCGAATCGTTCCCGCCGGGGATGGATTACGCCATTAGCTACGACGTGTCGAACTTTTTGGATGCGTCGATTGAAAAGGTGCTTCACACCCTGTTTGAAGCGTTCATCCTTGTTTCGATTGTGGTGTACCTCTTTCTAGGCGACTTCCGCAGTACGCTCATTCCGACGTTGGCAGTGCCGGTGTCGTTGATTGGGACGTTCTTCTTCATGAGCATGTTCGGGATGTCGATTAACCTCATTACCTTGTTCGCCCTGGTGTTGGCGATCGGTGTGGTGGTCGACGACGCGATCGTGGTGGTGGAAGCGGTCCACGCAAAGATGCACGAGCAACATTTATCCCCATATGCGGCCACCAAAGAAGTGGTCGGCGAAATCAGCGGTGCAATTATTGCGATCACCCTGGTGATGACTTCGGTGTTCATTCCGGTGACCTTCATGCCAGGTGCGGTGGGCGTGTTTTATCGGCAGTTCGCGCTGACGATGGCCATGTCGATTGTTCTTTCTGGTGTGGTTGCGTTGACGTTGACCCCGGTGCTGTGCGCAATGATCTTGAAGCCACATGGCTACCAAAAGCAGAAGGGGCTGGTTGGTTTGACCAATCGCGGCTTGAAAGCGATGGCCGGCAAGCAGGTGCATATTGCTCGGCTGCTGCTGTCGATCGTGCTTGGTCTGGCGGTGGGCGTCGGCGTGTACTTTTTGCTGCATGTCGAGTTGATCGAGGAGGTGATCTCGGAGCAGGTTGAATTAACCCACGAACGCACGATGATCGTTGCCGGCATTGTGGCAGTGTTGATGATCTTCACGTTCCGATCGGTTTTCTCGGGGGCAGAGCCTGGCGAGAAGAAGATCCGTGGTCCACTGGGGATATTTATCTACTACTTTGATCGAGCGGTGGAAAAGACCATTTCAGCCTACGTGGCAATCGTCAGTCGCATTGTGACGCGGCGATTGGTCACGATGGTGGTGGTTGGTGTGTTTAGCTACGGCATTCTGGTGGTCAACCAGGTGCTTCCGTCTGGGTTTATTCCTCTGGAAGACCAGGGCGTTATTTACGGTATTATCCAGACACCGCCAGGTTCGACGCTCGAGTACACCAACAAGAAGTCGCACGAACTGCAGGCCATCTGTGAAGAGTTTGAAGAAATCACTTCCGTAACCTCGCTAGCTGGTTACGAAATTCTGACCGAAGGTCGTGGTTCGAATGCCGGTACCTGTTTGATCAACTTGAAGCCTTGGGCTAAACGCGAACTAACCTCGAAAGAGTTGATCGAACGACTGGAGGAAAAAGGACGCGAGATCTCGGATGTGAAGCTCGAGTTCTTCGAGCCGCCAGCCGTACCGGGCTTTGGTGCTGCCGGTGGTTTCTCGCTCTGTTTGCTGGATAAAACGAACAGTGGCGACTACGAAACCTTCGGCACCGTGACCGAGAATTTCATGGCCGAGCTCGAAAAGCGGAAGGAGTTGAAGGGTCTGTTTACCTTCTTCGCCAGCAACTATCCGCAGTACGAGATCATCATCGACAACGACGTCGCAATGCAGAAGGGGGTCTCGATCTCCGATGCAATGGAAAACCTGTCGATCGTGGTGGGTAGTACCTGGGAACAGGGCTTCATCCGCTTCGGTCAGTTTTACAAGGTGTACGTCCAGTCTGCTCCTGAATTCCGGCGTTACCCTGAAGATCTCGAGAACATGTTCGTCAAGAACGACGAGGGAGAAATGGTTCCTTACTCGGCGTTCATGAAGATCGAGAAGAAGCAGGGTATGAACGAAATTAACCGCTACAACCTCTATACCACGGCCATCATTCAGGGTGCACCGGCGACTGGGTTTAGTAGTGGTCAGGCCATCGCAGCCATTCAGGAAGTTGCCAAAGAGACGCTCCCTCACGGGTACGACATCGGCTGGCAAGGATTGGCGTACGACGAAGCCAACAAGGGGAACACGGCAATCTACATCTTCGCGATCGTGGTGATGTTCGTGTACCTGGTGCTGGTCGGTCAGTACGAAAGCTTCCTGCTGCCGTTGGCGGTGATTGTTTCGCTTCCGGTCGGTTTGTTTGGTTCGTTCCTCATGCTTAAAGGCATGGGACTTTCCAACGACGTGTACTGTCAGATTGGTCTCGTCATGCTGGTCGGTCTGTTAGGCAAGAACGCGATTCTGATTATCGAGTTCGCCGTTCAGCGACGACATGAAGGGCTGAGCATCAAGGATGCGGCCATCGAAGGTGGTAAGCTCCGTTTCCGCCCGATCGTGATGACCTCGTTCGCGTTTATCGCTGGTTTGATTCCGCTGGTGCGAGCGACAGGTCCTGGTGCCATTGGTAACCAGACCATCGGTACCACGGCGGTCGGCGGTATGTTGATGGGCACGCTGATTGGTGTCTTCGTGATTCCGGGGCTGTATTACCTGTTCGCGAAGATATCGGACGGGCGTAAGCTCATTAAAGACGAGCACGACGATCCGCTCAGCGAACTCTTCGAACGCGACGAGTCACATGGTCATGGCCACGATCATGGTCATGGTCACGCCTAG
- a CDS encoding efflux RND transporter periplasmic adaptor subunit, whose product MTSPIEKDVITTQQYVCQIHSCKHIEVRALEGGYLEEIRVNEGQAVKKGDLMFKIVPTLYQARLDSEIAEANRTEIELQNAQNLADKGIVSPQELALKKAELAKAKAKVALAQAELNFTDVKAPFDGIVDRQHTQLGSLIEEGDVLTTFSDNSLMWVYFNVPESRYLEYKADLDAADSSGSSEEHLQIELKLANGKIFPQPGKIGAIEADFNNTTGNIAFRADFPNPSGLLRNGQTGTILIHRTLPGAVVIPQRATFEILAKRYAFVVDDEGVVHQREIDIRNEQEDIFVLADGLKAGEKIILEGIRQVRDGDKIEYEFRSPEDVLGNLKYHAE is encoded by the coding sequence GTGACCAGTCCCATCGAAAAAGATGTGATCACGACGCAGCAATACGTCTGCCAGATCCACTCTTGCAAGCATATCGAGGTCCGCGCCCTGGAGGGTGGTTATCTCGAAGAGATTCGTGTCAACGAAGGACAGGCGGTCAAGAAAGGCGATCTGATGTTTAAGATCGTCCCGACCCTCTACCAGGCACGCTTGGACTCGGAAATCGCGGAAGCCAACCGTACCGAAATCGAGCTGCAAAACGCGCAAAATCTGGCTGATAAAGGCATTGTTTCGCCCCAGGAATTGGCACTGAAGAAAGCCGAATTGGCCAAAGCGAAAGCCAAGGTTGCCCTGGCCCAGGCCGAGTTGAACTTCACCGACGTGAAGGCCCCTTTCGACGGAATCGTCGACCGCCAGCACACGCAGCTGGGTAGCTTGATCGAAGAAGGGGACGTCCTGACGACCTTCTCGGACAACAGCCTGATGTGGGTTTACTTCAACGTGCCGGAATCTCGCTACCTGGAATACAAGGCGGATCTGGACGCCGCCGATTCGAGTGGCTCTAGCGAAGAGCATCTGCAAATCGAATTGAAGTTGGCTAACGGCAAGATCTTCCCGCAACCTGGGAAAATCGGTGCGATCGAAGCCGACTTCAACAATACAACCGGTAACATCGCCTTCCGTGCCGACTTCCCGAACCCCAGTGGTTTGCTGCGAAACGGCCAGACCGGGACCATCCTAATCCATCGCACGCTACCCGGGGCAGTAGTGATCCCACAGCGGGCGACGTTCGAGATCCTGGCGAAGCGGTATGCGTTTGTGGTTGATGACGAAGGGGTCGTTCATCAACGCGAAATCGATATTCGGAACGAGCAGGAAGACATCTTCGTGCTCGCCGACGGTTTAAAAGCAGGGGAAAAGATTATCCTCGAAGGTATTCGACAGGTGCGCGATGGCGACAAGATCGAATACGAATTTAGGTCTCCCGAAGACGTTCTTGGCAACCTCAAGTACCACGCGGAATAG
- the ccoS gene encoding cbb3-type cytochrome oxidase assembly protein CcoS: MSVVFIALPIALLLAGLAVWGFIWSVKQGQYDDLETPAVRMLQDDDPPHNKPRSS; encoded by the coding sequence ATGAGCGTCGTTTTCATCGCCCTTCCCATCGCATTACTGCTGGCTGGCCTGGCCGTCTGGGGATTCATCTGGTCGGTGAAGCAGGGGCAATACGACGATCTGGAAACTCCTGCCGTGCGGATGTTGCAAGATGACGATCCGCCTCACAACAAGCCGCGTTCGTCTTAA